From the genome of Scytonema hofmannii PCC 7110, one region includes:
- a CDS encoding type II toxin-antitoxin system VapC family toxin, which translates to MTTIYIFDTDHLSLYGRNHPRVINNILVTKAQLTTTAINVEEQLRSRLAQVAEAKDGKTKSLAYRLLVDTVMLLSEFTVLQYDEKSNDIYQSLKAQRVRIGTQDLRIASIVLACDGVLLTRNLQDFEKVPDLKIQNWSI; encoded by the coding sequence ATGACGACAATTTACATTTTTGATACAGACCATCTTAGTCTTTATGGACGCAATCACCCCAGGGTTATTAACAATATATTAGTTACTAAAGCGCAGTTAACGACAACAGCTATTAATGTTGAAGAGCAGTTGAGAAGTCGTCTTGCTCAAGTTGCAGAAGCTAAAGATGGAAAAACTAAGTCTTTAGCTTATAGATTACTTGTTGATACGGTGATGTTACTATCTGAATTTACTGTTCTTCAGTATGATGAAAAATCCAACGATATTTATCAATCATTAAAAGCACAACGTGTTCGTATCGGGACGCAAGATTTACGTATTGCTTCTATTGTTTTAGCTTGTGATGGTGTTTTACTGACAAGAAACTTGCAAGATTTTGAAAAAGTGCCGGATTTAAAAATTCAAAATTGGTCGATTTAA
- a CDS encoding type II toxin-antitoxin system HicB family antitoxin: MRYQVFVESQNEHNFIASIVGMPNLTASGTTEEEAILNAKSALEAQLARGKVVSIEVNSEANLSTHEPTMKYAGIFASDPTFDDFMDKLASIRQESNALEDE, translated from the coding sequence ATGCGTTACCAAGTTTTTGTCGAGAGTCAAAATGAGCATAATTTTATTGCATCGATTGTAGGAATGCCTAATTTAACAGCTTCCGGTACGACCGAAGAAGAAGCGATTTTAAATGCAAAATCTGCCCTTGAAGCACAACTAGCAAGGGGAAAAGTTGTGTCGATAGAAGTAAATTCAGAAGCCAATCTCAGTACACATGAACCAACAATGAAGTATGCGGGAATATTTGCTTCAGACCCAACCTTTGATGATTTTATGGATAAGTTAGCATCAATTCGCCAAGAATCCAATGCTTTAGAAGATGAGTGA
- a CDS encoding response regulator, translated as MTNLKQFTILLVENNLPELRLIRRILAKSRLPISLQYVEDGFSALTYLSEIGLYSHRDCCPVPELIVLADLILPDINGIELITWIEQQSHLKDIPVITTISSASPSEIAELDRMEIQHFAKPTSVNDWQKLIKRIMSLISTTRVETRVA; from the coding sequence ATGACTAATTTAAAACAATTTACTATTTTGCTGGTAGAAAACAATTTACCTGAACTACGTCTGATTCGTCGTATTTTAGCCAAATCCCGCTTACCTATCTCGTTGCAGTATGTAGAAGATGGATTTAGCGCTTTAACTTACTTATCAGAAATCGGGTTATACAGTCATCGAGATTGTTGTCCCGTACCAGAACTCATAGTGCTAGCAGATCTCATTCTGCCAGATATCAATGGGATTGAATTGATAACTTGGATCGAGCAGCAATCTCACCTTAAAGATATACCAGTCATCACTACAATTAGTTCTGCTAGTCCTAGTGAAATTGCTGAGTTGGATAGGATGGAGATTCAGCACTTTGCCAAACCTACATCGGTCAATGACTGGCAAAAACTTATCAAGAGGATAATGTCTTTAATCTCTACTACTAGAGTAGAGACAAGAGTCGCCTGA
- a CDS encoding MDR/zinc-dependent alcohol dehydrogenase-like family protein, with protein MKGLWLENNQIQLRTNIPIPSPPQGEALVRVLCAGICNTDIELKRGYYPYIGILGHEFVGVVEQGPEYLVNQRVVGEINAVCRQCRFCRRGQPTHCENRTVLGIVNRNGAFADYLTLPIENLHPVPENIPTEVATFTEPLAAALEIQQQLRLSPDDRVLVVGDGKLGQLVAQTIALTGCELLVVGRHRDKLGNLEDRGIKTGLVDAVKDKTFDISVECTGNSEGFAIALRALRPRGTLVLKSTYAGNLSFDASSLVVDEITLIGSRCGSFQPALELLAQERVNVKPLIHARYPLTEGLAAFERAQGKGVLKVLLEID; from the coding sequence ATGAAAGGACTTTGGCTCGAAAACAACCAAATTCAACTCCGTACTAACATCCCTATTCCCTCTCCGCCACAAGGAGAAGCTCTAGTACGTGTTTTGTGTGCTGGTATCTGTAACACCGACATAGAACTCAAGAGAGGTTACTATCCCTATATCGGTATTCTTGGACACGAATTTGTTGGTGTCGTTGAACAAGGACCAGAATACCTAGTGAATCAACGTGTAGTCGGAGAAATCAATGCTGTCTGCAGACAATGTCGGTTCTGTCGGAGGGGACAACCCACTCACTGCGAAAATCGTACTGTTCTTGGCATTGTCAACCGCAATGGAGCCTTTGCTGATTATCTGACTTTACCCATAGAGAACCTGCATCCTGTACCTGAAAATATTCCTACAGAAGTTGCAACTTTTACTGAACCTTTAGCAGCTGCGCTGGAAATTCAGCAGCAGTTGCGGTTATCGCCTGATGACCGGGTACTCGTTGTTGGTGATGGTAAACTGGGGCAATTGGTAGCGCAGACAATAGCTTTAACTGGGTGTGAGCTTTTAGTCGTGGGGCGTCATCGAGACAAACTTGGTAACTTAGAGGATCGAGGTATTAAAACTGGTTTAGTTGATGCGGTTAAAGACAAAACTTTTGATATTTCGGTAGAATGTACTGGTAACTCTGAAGGATTTGCCATCGCTCTCCGTGCCTTGCGTCCAAGAGGAACTCTAGTACTCAAAAGTACCTACGCAGGTAACCTGAGCTTTGATGCTTCCTCTTTAGTTGTGGACGAAATCACTTTAATTGGCTCCCGTTGCGGTTCCTTTCAACCTGCACTTGAACTTTTAGCACAAGAAAGAGTAAATGTAAAACCGCTCATTCATGCACGTTATCCGCTTACAGAAGGGCTTGCTGCTTTTGAACGCGCCCAAGGTAAAGGTGTTTTGAAGGTTTTATTGGAAATTGATTAG
- a CDS encoding type II toxin-antitoxin system HicB family antitoxin: protein MLASYIDQAMELAVYEIIEDDGTYWGEIPILQGVWSNHQTLEGCRRELREALSDWLALRLRLGLMIPVIADIDLNKLTEPV from the coding sequence ATGTTAGCAAGCTATATTGACCAAGCAATGGAATTAGCAGTCTACGAAATTATTGAAGATGATGGAACTTACTGGGGTGAGATTCCTATTTTACAAGGAGTCTGGTCAAATCATCAAACGCTAGAAGGTTGTCGGCGGGAATTAAGAGAGGCTTTGAGTGACTGGCTAGCCTTAAGATTACGTTTGGGATTAATGATTCCTGTAATAGCGGATATTGACTTAAACAAGCTTACTGAACCAGTATAA
- a CDS encoding type II toxin-antitoxin system HicA family toxin: MSRLTLTSWHNLVKRLHELGFEGPYSGGKHPQMRRGDVTVIIPNRHEGDIGVGLLSRLLRQAGVSREEWLED, from the coding sequence ATGTCTCGATTAACTCTGACCTCTTGGCACAATTTGGTAAAACGTTTGCATGAATTAGGCTTTGAAGGTCCATATTCAGGAGGAAAACATCCGCAAATGAGACGAGGAGATGTAACTGTTATCATCCCTAATCGTCATGAAGGTGACATCGGTGTGGGTTTGCTATCGCGTCTGTTGCGACAGGCAGGAGTTTCTCGTGAGGAATGGTTAGAAGATTAA